A single genomic interval of Cucumis sativus cultivar 9930 chromosome 7, Cucumber_9930_V3, whole genome shotgun sequence harbors:
- the LOC101206340 gene encoding cysteine protease XCP1: MALSTFSKATLILSATLFITYATAHDFSIVGYSPEHLASMDKTIELFESWMSKHSKAYRSIEEKLHRFEIFLDNLKHIDETNKKVSSYWLGLNEFADLSHEEFKSKYLGLRVEFPRKRSSRGFSYGDVEDLPESVDWRTKGAVTPVKNQGSCGSCWAFSTVAAVEGINQIVTGNLTSLSEQELIDCDRSFNNGCYGGLMDYAFQYIMSNSGLRKEEDYPYLMEEGRCIREKEQFEVVTISGYEDVPANDEQSLLKALSHQPVSVAIEASSRNFQFYKGGIFTGRCGTQMDHGVTAVGYGSSEGTDYIIVKNSWGPKWGENGYIRMKRNTGKPEGLCGINQMASYPTKEK; this comes from the exons ATGGCTCTCTCTACCTTCTCCAAAGCAACCCTCATCCTCTCTGCCACTTTATTCATCACTTATGCTACCGCTCATGATTTTTCAATCGTAGGCTATTCCCCAGAGCACTTAGCCTCCATGGATAAAACCATCGAGCTGTTCGAGTCGTGGATGTCGAAGCACAGTAAAGCGTATCGGAGTATTGAAGAGAAACTCCATAGATTTGAGATATTCCTTGATAATTTGAAGCACATTGATGAAACAAACAAGAAGGTTTCTAGCTATTGGCTGGGGTTGAATGAATTTGCAGACCTGAGCCATGAAGAGTTTAAGAGTAAATATTTGGGATTGAGAGTTGAGTTTCCAAGGAAACGGTCGTCTCGTGGGTTTAGCTATGGAGATGTGGAGGACTTGCCCGAGTCGGTTGATTGGAGAACTAAAGGAGCTGTTACTCCTGTCAAGAACCAAGGCTCTTGCG GGAGTTGCTGGGCATTTTCAACCGTGGCGGCTGTGGAGGGGATAAACCAAATTGTCACTGGAAATCTAACCTCCTTGTCCGAACAAGAATTGATCGACTGTGACCGAAGCTTCAACAACGGGTGCTATGGTGGTTTGATGGATTACGCCTTCCAATACATAATGTCGAATTCTGGACTTCGAAAGGAAGAAGACTACCCGTATCTAATGGAGGAAGGAAGATGCATCAGAGAAAAG GAACAATTTGAGGTAGTAACCATTAGCGGTTACGAAGATGTGCCAGCAAACGATGAACAGAGTCTCCTAAAAGCATTGAGTCACCAACCTGTCAGTGTAGCCATTGAAGCTTCTAGTAGAAATTTCCAATTCTACAAAGGG GGAATATTCACAGGCCGTTGTGGAACCCAAATGGATCACGGTGTGACAGCCGTTGGGTATGGTTCATCAGAGGGAACAGACTACATTATAGTAAAGAACTCATGGGGACCAAAATGGGGagaaaatggatatattagGATGAAGAGAAATACAGGAAAACCTGAAGGACTATGTGGAATCAACCAAATGGCTTCTTATCCGACCAAAGAGAAATAA
- the LOC101221235 gene encoding damage-control phosphatase At2g17340, whose amino-acid sequence MESASELVPFPLLLTPIESHYRACTIPYRFSSDNPRKPTPIELSWIDVFYNVIPSFKERAASDPTVPDAEAKAEKFAQRYAQILDDLKKDPESHGGPPDCILLCRLREQILRELGFRDIFKRVKDEENAKAITLFAEVIRLNDAIEDDGKRLENLVRGIFAGNIFDLGSAQLAEVFSKDGMSFLASCQNLVPRPWVIDDLDTFKLKWSKKSWKKAVIFVDNSGADIILGILPFARELLRRGTQVVLAANDLPSINDVTYNELIEILSKLKDDHGQLMGVDTSKLLVANSGNDLPVIDLIRVSQELSYLAADADLVVLEGMGRGIETNLYAQFKCDSLKIGMVKHMEVAEFLGGRLYDCVFKYNEVSS is encoded by the exons ATGGAGAGCGCGTCGGAGCTGGTCCCATTTCCACTGCTTCTCACACCGATTGAGTCCCATTACCGAGCCTGCACCATCCCCTACCGTTTCTCTTCCGATAATCCTCGCAAGCCCACCCCCATTGAGCTCTCATGGATCGACGTCTTCTATAATGTCATCCCTTCCTTCAA AGAACGAGCGGCGAGTGATCCCACAGTCCCAGATGCTGAAGCAAAAGCTGAAAAATTTGCCCAGAG GTATGCTCAAATACTTGATGACTTGAAGAAAGATCCTGAAAGTCATGGAGGACCACCCGATTGCATT CTTCTGTGTAGACTTCGGGAGCAAATACTTAGGGAATTGGGATTCAGAGATATATTCAAGAGAGTGAAG GATGAAGAGAATGCAAAGGCTATAACCTTATTTGCTGAAGTTATTCGTCTCAATGATGCCATTGAAGACGATGGTAAGCGTTTGGAGAATCTGGTTAGAGGAATATTTGCTGGGAACATTTTTGATCTTGGTTCAGCTCAG CTAGCTGAAGTTTTCTCAAAGGATGGTATGTCTTTCTTAGCGAGTTGTCAAAATCTTGTACCTCGTCCTTGGGTAATTGATGATTTGGACACGTTCAAACTCAAATGGAGTAAAAAGTCATGGAAGAAG GCTGTAATATTTGTTGATAACTCCGGTGCAGATATTATTTTGGGCATTTTGCCATTCGCTAGAGAGTTACTCCGACGCGGAACTCAG GTTGTCTTAGCGGCCAATGACTTGCCCTCAATTAATGATGTAACTTATAATGaactaattgaaattttatcaaaG CTGAAGGATGACCATGGACAACTTATGGGGGTTGATACTTCCAAACTTTTAGTTGCTAATTCTGGCAATGATTTGCCC GTCATTGACCTTATTCGAGTATCCCAGGAGCTTAGCTACCTGGCAGCTGATGCGGATCTAGTTGTCCTTGAGGGAATG GGTCGTGGAATTGAAACAAATCTTTATGCTCAATTTAAGTGTGATTCGCTAAAGATTGGCATG GTAAAGCATATGGAGGTTGCAGAGTTTCTTGGAGGAAGACTCTACGATTGTGTCTTCAAGTACAACGAAGTTTCTAGTTGA
- the LOC101214980 gene encoding exopolygalacturonase isoform X2, protein MACDSAGVVTFLIPKGTYLVGPVIFSGPCKNVSSLTVKMEGYLKASTNLSKYGSGAGWIEFRWMEGLTLNGGGTFDGRGAEAWPFNNCRDDYNCKLLPTNLKFVALNNTVVQHITSLNSKFFHLALVQCKRFVGSELKISAPENSPNTDGIHIDRSSNIHFSLSHIQTGDDCISIGQGNSQVTISSVNCGPGHGISVGSLGRYRNEGDVSGLVVKNCSLTGTANGIRIKTWPNSPGSSSATNMTFENITMNNVSNPIIIDQSYCPFGFCSFKAPSLVKLSDIYFKNIRGTSSSKVAVALECSKGFPCQNVNLENVHLDLSSGENHPSSTCKYVRARYIGTQIPPPCA, encoded by the exons ATGGCCTGTGACTCAGCTGGAGTTGTAACTTTCCTGATTCCAAAAGGAACCTATTTGGTTGGTCCAGTTATATTTTCTGGCCCTTGCAAAAACGTGTCATCTCTAACAGTTAAAATGGAG GGCTATTTGAAGGCATCAACAAACCTTTCGAAATATGGTTCTGGTGCAGGCTGGATTGAGTTCAGATGGATGGAGGGGCTAACCTTGAATGGAGGTGGAACCTTTGATGGTCGAGGCGCTGAGGCATGGCCATTCAACAACTGCCGCGATGACTACAATTGCAAACTCCTTCCTACT AACTTGAAATTTGTGGCTTTGAATAATACGGTTGTTCAACACATAACTTCGCTGAACAGCAAGTTCTTTCACCTGGCTTTAGTTCAATGCAAGAGGTTCGTAGGTAGCGAACTCAAGATTTCTGCTCCAGAAAATAGTCCCAACACCGATGGCATCCACATTGACCGAAGTTCTaatatccatttttctttatcacaTATTCAAACGGGTGACGACTGCATATCCATCGGACAAGGGAACTCTCAAGTCACAATCTCTAGCGTCAACTGTGGACCTGGCCATGGGATCAG TGTTGGAAGCTTGGGAAGATATCGAAATGAAGGAGACGTAAGCGGATTAGTAGTTAAAAATTGCAGCCTCACAGGTACCGCCAATGGGATCAGAATCAAGACATGGCCAAACTCTCCTGGTAGCAGCTCAGCCACAAACATGACATTTGAGAACATTACCATGAACAATGTGTCCAATCCAATTATCATTGATCAATCATACTGTCCATTCGGATTTTGTTCTTTCAAG GCACCATCTCTTGTGAAGCTGAGTGATATTTATTTCAAGAACATTAGAGGAACATCTTCCTCTAAAGTGGCTGTGGCATTAGAATGCAGCAAGGGATTCCCATGTCAGAATGTGAACCTTGAAAATGTTCACTTGGATCTTTCATCAGGAGAAAATCATCCATCTTCTACTTGCAAATATGTTAGAGCCAGGTATATTGGCACCCAAATCCCACCCCCTTGTGCTTAG
- the LOC101214980 gene encoding exopolygalacturonase isoform X1, protein MNRVRSFGARANGLTDDSNAFLAAWRMACDSAGVVTFLIPKGTYLVGPVIFSGPCKNVSSLTVKMEGYLKASTNLSKYGSGAGWIEFRWMEGLTLNGGGTFDGRGAEAWPFNNCRDDYNCKLLPTNLKFVALNNTVVQHITSLNSKFFHLALVQCKRFVGSELKISAPENSPNTDGIHIDRSSNIHFSLSHIQTGDDCISIGQGNSQVTISSVNCGPGHGISVGSLGRYRNEGDVSGLVVKNCSLTGTANGIRIKTWPNSPGSSSATNMTFENITMNNVSNPIIIDQSYCPFGFCSFKAPSLVKLSDIYFKNIRGTSSSKVAVALECSKGFPCQNVNLENVHLDLSSGENHPSSTCKYVRARYIGTQIPPPCA, encoded by the exons ATGAACCG TGTTAGAAGCTTTGGTGCCCGAGCAAATGGCTTGACTGATGATAGCAAC GCCTTCTTAGCAGCATGGAGGATGGCCTGTGACTCAGCTGGAGTTGTAACTTTCCTGATTCCAAAAGGAACCTATTTGGTTGGTCCAGTTATATTTTCTGGCCCTTGCAAAAACGTGTCATCTCTAACAGTTAAAATGGAG GGCTATTTGAAGGCATCAACAAACCTTTCGAAATATGGTTCTGGTGCAGGCTGGATTGAGTTCAGATGGATGGAGGGGCTAACCTTGAATGGAGGTGGAACCTTTGATGGTCGAGGCGCTGAGGCATGGCCATTCAACAACTGCCGCGATGACTACAATTGCAAACTCCTTCCTACT AACTTGAAATTTGTGGCTTTGAATAATACGGTTGTTCAACACATAACTTCGCTGAACAGCAAGTTCTTTCACCTGGCTTTAGTTCAATGCAAGAGGTTCGTAGGTAGCGAACTCAAGATTTCTGCTCCAGAAAATAGTCCCAACACCGATGGCATCCACATTGACCGAAGTTCTaatatccatttttctttatcacaTATTCAAACGGGTGACGACTGCATATCCATCGGACAAGGGAACTCTCAAGTCACAATCTCTAGCGTCAACTGTGGACCTGGCCATGGGATCAG TGTTGGAAGCTTGGGAAGATATCGAAATGAAGGAGACGTAAGCGGATTAGTAGTTAAAAATTGCAGCCTCACAGGTACCGCCAATGGGATCAGAATCAAGACATGGCCAAACTCTCCTGGTAGCAGCTCAGCCACAAACATGACATTTGAGAACATTACCATGAACAATGTGTCCAATCCAATTATCATTGATCAATCATACTGTCCATTCGGATTTTGTTCTTTCAAG GCACCATCTCTTGTGAAGCTGAGTGATATTTATTTCAAGAACATTAGAGGAACATCTTCCTCTAAAGTGGCTGTGGCATTAGAATGCAGCAAGGGATTCCCATGTCAGAATGTGAACCTTGAAAATGTTCACTTGGATCTTTCATCAGGAGAAAATCATCCATCTTCTACTTGCAAATATGTTAGAGCCAGGTATATTGGCACCCAAATCCCACCCCCTTGTGCTTAG
- the LOC101221471 gene encoding uncharacterized protein LOC101221471, whose product MSLRIKAVVDKFVEELKEALDADIQDRIMKEREMQSYIEEREREVAEREAAWKAELSRREAEIARQEARLKMEKENLEKEKSVLMGTASNQDNQDGALEITVSGEKYRCLRFAKAKK is encoded by the exons ATGTCTTTGAGAATAAAGGCTGTGGTGGATAAATTCGTGGAGGAGCTCAAGGAAGCTTTGGATGCAGATATTCAAGATCGAATCATGAAGGAGAGAGAGATGCAGAGTTACATTGAAGAGCGTGAACGTGAGGTTGCTGAACGTGAAGCTGCTTGGAAAGCTGAGCTCTCTCGTCGTGAG GCCGAAATTGCAAGACAAGAAGCAAGGTTGAagatggaaaaggaaaatctggaaaaagagaaaagtgtgCTAATGGGAACTGCATCAAATCAAGACAACCAAGATGGAGCTCTTGAAATTACTGTAAGTGGTGAAAAGTATAGATGCCTTAGGTTTGCAAAGGCTAAAAAATGA
- the LOC101221709 gene encoding uncharacterized protein LOC101221709 produces the protein MEDCLRESMRKLAVWFTKTFKPIMTHDELEPIMATLGFIALEPAVNGAGISWKSYKYSAADCRTKSVSPSPPTPRLPYPRIDGLHIYTYRAFLDAVNFYLEKFDISDLFHIRGLPLYRNHDRNRKWRRMDEEGGNFVYREGTLDQTTLSLYNFHKVNNQNNKRYKKYDSITNDEENNDRSRMTEDSTEEDSICIVSLKDVIT, from the exons ATGGAGGACTGCCTCAGGGAGTCCATGCGTAAATTAGCCGTTTGGTTCACCAAAACCTTCAAGCCAATCATGACGCACGACGAGCTCGAACCTATCATGGCTACTCTAGGCTTTATCGCCCTAGAACCCGCCGTCAACGGCGCCGGAATCTCCTGGAAATCCTATAAATACTCCGCCGCTGATTGCCGCACCAAGTCGGTTTCTCCTTCCCCGCCAACGCCGCGACTTCCGTATCCGAGAATCGACGGTCTTCACATTTATACTTACAGAGCATTTCTCGACGCCGTCAATTTCTATCTCGAGAAGTTTGATATCTCCGATCTCTTCCATATTAG AGGTTTGCCATTGTATCGAAACCATGATCGAAATAGGAAGTGGCGTCGAATGGACGAAGAAGGCGGTAATTTTGTTTACCGAGAAGGAACTTTAGATCAAACAACCCTCAGTCTTTATAATTTCCATAAGGTCAATAACCAGAATAATAAGAGATACAAAAAGTACGATAGTATTACCAATGACGAAGAAAACAACGATCGCAGTAGAATGACTGAAGATAGTACAGAAGAAGATTCCATTTGCATTGTTAGTTTGAAAGATGTAATTACGTAG
- the LOC101213241 gene encoding expansin-A16, which translates to MAGFVAMIVYYLVLLQTFNIFAAKDEEWISATATYSKETDGSIVTEGACGYGDLHKISYGKYSAGLSSMLFNRGSTCGACYELRCVDHILWCLQGSPTVILTATDFCPPNYGLSSDYGGWCNFPKEHFEMSEAAFAEIAEKKADIVPVQYRRVRCDRSGGMRFTVSGNYRFFQVLITNVGMDGELVAVKVKGSRTGWIPLARNWGQNWQSNVNLHGQPLSFEVTSSSGRALTSYSVAPGNWQYGQTFEGKQF; encoded by the exons ATGGCTGGTTTCGTAGCTATGATAGTCTACTATTTGGTCCTTCTTCAAACATTTAATATCTTTGCGGCTAAGGATGAAGAATGGATATCTGCTACTGCAACATACTCCAAAGAAACAGATGGGTCAATTGTTACGG AAGGTGCTTGTGGTTACGGAGACCTACATAAGATAAGTTATGGAAAATACAGCGCTGGACTGAGTAGCATGTTGTTTAATAGAGGAAGTACCTGTGGAGCTTGCTATGAGCTTAGATGTGTTGATCACATCTTGTGGTGCTTGCAAGGAAGCCCGACTGTCATTCTAACAGCCACCGACTTCTGTCCTCCTAATTACGGCTTGTCTTCCGATTATGGCGGGTGGTGTAATTTTCCCAAGGAGCACTTTGAGATGTCAGAGGCAGCATTTGCTGAAATAGCAGAGAAGAAAGCAGATATTGTGCCAGTTCAATATAGGAG GGTGAGGTGTGACAGAAGTGGTGGAATGAGATTCACAGTTAGTGGGAATTATCGATTCTTTCAAGTTCTGATTACAAATGTTGGAATGGATGGTGAATTAGTGGCAGTGAAAGTAAAAGGATCAAGAACAGGATGGATACCATTGGCAAGGAACTGGGGACAGAACTGGCAAAGCAATGTCAATCTTCACGGACAACCTCTCTCTTTTGAAGTTACCTCCAGCAGTGGAAGAGCACTTACTTCCTACAGCGTTGCACCTGGAAACTGGCAGTATGGGCAGACATTTGAAGGgaaacaattttga
- the LOC101215459 gene encoding protein THYLAKOID ASSEMBLY 8-like, chloroplastic has product MSFLATPSSPTIFSPLLKFPSSVGTACCLQLGRAEGYPRVTMRGGSENRKPLQKGRNLSIEAIQAVQSLKRTKKDLQQLDRVYDSKIRRLLKFDMLAVLRELLRQNECSLALKVFEDVRKEHWYKPQVSLYADIITVLASNGLFERVQIILSYMKAEADLAPEIDGFNALLKALVSHNLGELAMESYYLMKDVGCEPDKASFRIVIKGLESKGEAVDLRTVKQDAQRLYGESLEFLEEEEEGATATSIQ; this is encoded by the exons ATGAGTTTCTTAGCAACTCCTTCGTCGCCGACGATTTTCAGTCCGCTACTCAAGTTTCCAAGCTCTGTCGGGACAGCATGCTGCCTGCAACTAGGTAGGGCGGAGGGATATCCGAGAGTGACAATGAGAGGCGGAAGTGAAAACCGGAAGCCACTGCAGAAGGGGAGGAACCTCAGCATCGAAGCAATTCAAGCCGTGCAATCGTTGAAGCGAACGAAGAAAGATTTACAACAGTTGGACCGAGTGTATGATTCCAAAATTAGGCGCTTATTGAAGTTTGATATGTTGGCTGTTCTTCGCGAGCTCCTCCGCCAGAACGAGTGTTCTTTGGCTCTTAAG GTTTTCGAAGATGTTAGAAAAGAACACTGGTACAAGCCTCAGGTCTCGCTGTATGCTGATATTATTACAGTATTGGCTAGCAATGGATTGTTCGAACGAGTACAAATTATTCTTTCGTACATGAAAGCAGAGGCTGATTTAGCACCTGAAATTGACGGGTTTAACGCTCTTTTGAAGGCATTGGTTAGTCATAATTTAGGTGAACTGGCGATGGAGTCGTATTATTTGATGAAGGATGTAGGTTGTGAACCAGATAAGGCTTCTTTCAGGATTGTCATAAAAGGATTGGAATCAAAGGGAGAGGCAGTTGATTTAAGAACTGTGAAACAGGATGCACAAAGGCTTTATGGTGAATCACTCGAGTttttggaggaagaagaagagggagcTACAGCCACATCTATACAATGA